One Jeotgalicoccus saudimassiliensis DNA window includes the following coding sequences:
- the rpe gene encoding ribulose-phosphate 3-epimerase has product MVKILPSLLAGDFSKLGADIKAMEAAGADIFHLDIMDGQFVPNISYGIPVCEAIAKEATIPLDVHLMTYDPTQFVDDFKNMGVDMLSFHIEATPHAHRAVQLIKSKGMKAGIALNPQTPVEAVRHLLGDVDFVLIMTVNPGFGGQGFIDSCVEKLDELVELRKNMDNKFDIEVDGGINGETAEIVKTHGANLLVSGSYLFKADDKAAVISALKG; this is encoded by the coding sequence ATGGTTAAAATTTTACCATCATTACTTGCAGGTGATTTTTCAAAACTTGGTGCGGATATTAAAGCGATGGAAGCAGCAGGTGCGGACATTTTCCACCTGGATATAATGGACGGTCAGTTTGTGCCGAATATTTCATACGGTATTCCCGTATGTGAGGCGATTGCCAAAGAAGCAACGATTCCTCTTGATGTTCATTTAATGACTTATGATCCTACACAATTTGTCGATGATTTTAAAAATATGGGTGTCGATATGCTGTCGTTTCACATTGAGGCTACACCGCATGCACACCGCGCGGTGCAGCTGATTAAAAGTAAAGGTATGAAGGCGGGAATTGCATTGAACCCGCAGACACCGGTAGAAGCAGTCCGACATCTGCTCGGCGACGTTGATTTTGTCCTGATTATGACAGTTAATCCGGGCTTCGGCGGACAGGGCTTTATCGATTCGTGCGTTGAAAAACTCGATGAGCTTGTTGAGCTCAGAAAAAACATGGACAACAAGTTTGATATTGAAGTCGACGGCGGCATTAACGGTGAAACGGCAGAAATCGTTAAGACACACGGTGCAAACCTGCTGGTGAGCGGTTCATATTTATTTAAAGCAGACGATAAAGCTGCTGTAATCAGTGCTTTAAAAGGATGA
- a CDS encoding DUF554 domain-containing protein codes for MIFAGALANSLAIIIGGALGMIFTFIPEHIKDAIMKIQGLFIITMGIQMVVGATDILTTLISLIIGVVIGEVVKLEELLNRFGHLMEVRLGDKHGGNISQGLISGMLIFIVGAMGIVGGLDAGLQGSNDVLYTKATMDFFIALVMTTAYGRGVILSSIPTFLYIAAIIISARQIANFIPADILDMMVDQVSATGGVILLAIGLNMLNVTHMRVGNMIPAIFIGMFIVWLLSFF; via the coding sequence ATGATATTTGCAGGTGCTCTCGCTAACTCGTTAGCGATTATTATCGGCGGTGCGCTCGGGATGATATTTACATTTATTCCGGAGCATATCAAAGACGCGATTATGAAAATACAGGGATTATTTATTATTACGATGGGTATTCAGATGGTCGTCGGGGCAACCGATATTTTGACGACGCTTATATCACTCATCATCGGGGTAGTTATCGGGGAAGTCGTTAAACTCGAAGAACTGCTCAACCGTTTCGGGCACTTAATGGAGGTCCGGCTCGGTGACAAACACGGCGGTAATATTTCCCAGGGACTGATTTCCGGGATGTTGATCTTTATTGTCGGGGCAATGGGAATTGTCGGCGGTCTGGACGCCGGACTGCAGGGCAGCAATGACGTTCTGTATACGAAAGCGACAATGGACTTCTTCATCGCACTCGTAATGACCACAGCGTATGGACGTGGTGTTATACTGTCCAGTATTCCGACATTCCTGTACATTGCGGCAATTATTATCAGTGCAAGACAGATTGCGAACTTTATACCGGCAGATATACTTGATATGATGGTCGACCAGGTCAGTGCGACAGGCGGGGTTATCCTTCTTGCAATCGGGCTGAACATGCTTAACGTAACACACATGCGTGTCGGCAACATGATACCGGCGATATTTATCGGCATGTTTATCGTCTGGCTGCTGTCATTCTTTTGA
- the fmt gene encoding methionyl-tRNA formyltransferase translates to MTKIIFMGTPDFSVPILKELHKEYGVDLVISQPARPVGRKKVMTDPPVAAAAKLLGIELYQPETMKSEEAFKIVSDLNPDLIITAAFGQLLPEEILNIPALGSLNVHASLLPKHRGGAPIHRALIDGDEETGVTIMYMAKKLDAGDIVSARSIKIEDSDNTGTLFNKLSSIGASLLMDTLPAVIDGTNGRTPQNDSEATFSPNILKSDEVISFNKPAREVFNHIRGLAPWPVGHTILGDKRLKIFAAEPAEGNPGKTPGTITGKSDNGFFVQAADGLVNITEVQLAGRKKNNALDFINNNSDLIGTKLGEN, encoded by the coding sequence ATGACTAAAATTATCTTTATGGGTACACCGGATTTTTCGGTACCGATACTAAAAGAACTTCATAAAGAGTACGGAGTAGACCTGGTGATATCACAGCCGGCACGTCCTGTCGGACGCAAAAAAGTAATGACGGATCCGCCGGTGGCCGCAGCTGCAAAACTGCTCGGCATAGAACTGTACCAGCCGGAAACGATGAAGTCGGAAGAAGCGTTTAAGATCGTTTCGGACTTAAATCCGGACCTGATTATTACAGCGGCTTTCGGACAGCTTCTGCCGGAAGAAATTTTAAACATTCCGGCACTGGGGTCGCTGAACGTGCACGCTTCGCTGCTGCCTAAACACCGCGGTGGTGCACCGATTCACCGTGCACTGATTGACGGTGATGAAGAAACCGGCGTAACGATTATGTACATGGCTAAAAAGCTCGATGCAGGAGATATTGTTTCTGCACGCAGCATTAAAATAGAGGACAGTGACAACACGGGAACGCTGTTCAACAAACTGAGCAGTATCGGTGCCTCACTGTTAATGGATACACTGCCGGCTGTCATCGACGGCACAAACGGACGTACACCGCAAAATGACAGCGAAGCAACGTTCAGTCCGAATATATTAAAGAGCGATGAAGTGATCAGCTTTAACAAACCGGCACGGGAAGTGTTTAATCATATACGCGGCCTGGCACCGTGGCCGGTCGGACATACGATACTCGGTGACAAGCGCCTGAAAATATTTGCAGCTGAACCCGCTGAAGGGAATCCGGGGAAAACACCGGGGACAATTACAGGGAAAAGTGACAACGGCTTCTTTGTCCAGGCAGCGGACGGGCTCGTAAACATTACCGAAGTCCAGCTTGCCGGCAGGAAGAAAAATAATGCGCTCGATTTTATTAATAACAACAGTGATTTAATCGGCACGAAACTGGGTGAGAACTAA
- the rsgA gene encoding ribosome small subunit-dependent GTPase A has protein sequence MQTGKIIKALSGFYYVESNDKVYETRARGRFRKTAESPLVGDYVEFQIENVDEGYITAIKPRKNSLIRPPVANIDQLLLTTSLKSPDFSFYLLDRFIAYSEANDINPVIIVTKNDLSDDEALIEEIKSVYGPIYEVHFTDKNHINEDLADVFDGKTSVLAGQSGAGKSTLLNTLLPHLDLKTNEISNALNRGKHTTRHVELINISGGFIADTPGFATIDFLNIDKYNIKFCFIDFNEYSCKFRECLHINEPKCGVKAAVETGELAQSRYDSYVKIYNEIDNRKERY, from the coding sequence ATGCAGACAGGAAAAATTATTAAAGCACTGAGCGGCTTTTACTATGTAGAATCAAATGATAAAGTGTACGAAACACGCGCTCGCGGCCGTTTCAGAAAAACAGCGGAAAGCCCGCTTGTCGGTGATTACGTTGAATTTCAAATAGAAAACGTCGACGAAGGGTACATTACAGCCATTAAACCGCGTAAAAACTCGCTTATCCGTCCGCCGGTTGCCAATATTGACCAGCTGCTGTTAACGACGAGTTTAAAATCACCGGATTTCAGCTTCTATTTGCTGGACCGCTTTATCGCGTACAGTGAAGCAAACGACATTAATCCGGTTATTATCGTGACAAAAAATGATTTAAGCGACGATGAAGCGCTGATCGAAGAAATTAAATCGGTCTACGGACCGATATATGAAGTTCACTTTACTGATAAAAATCACATTAATGAAGATCTGGCGGATGTGTTTGACGGCAAAACGAGTGTGCTTGCAGGGCAGTCCGGTGCAGGGAAATCGACACTTCTGAACACGCTGCTGCCGCATCTGGATTTAAAGACAAATGAAATATCCAATGCATTAAATCGCGGAAAGCACACGACACGCCACGTTGAACTGATTAATATCAGCGGCGGTTTTATCGCGGATACTCCGGGCTTTGCAACGATCGACTTTTTAAATATCGATAAGTACAATATTAAATTCTGCTTCATTGACTTTAATGAGTACAGCTGCAAGTTCAGGGAATGTCTGCATATTAACGAACCGAAGTGCGGCGTTAAGGCGGCTGTTGAAACAGGAGAGCTCGCACAGTCACGCTACGACAGCTATGTAAAAATTTATAATGAAATTGATAACAGAAAAGAGAGGTATTAG
- a CDS encoding Stp1/IreP family PP2C-type Ser/Thr phosphatase, producing MKVIEKSICGNYRDTNEDLTGHFYNRTNQPLLLIADGMGGHEYGEVASKFVYDKVKAAWESNNLFNMDEAERYLRDLVMKTNHELYDYQEENPEYHGMGTTLVLVAVIESSIIVLNVGDSRAFVMNNRKIEQVTEDHTFVNVLVSSGEITEEEALTHPRRNLITKAMGTEKVIQADVFRLRGRQYDYIVLATDGLTDAVRTDEIHHLMYSTKLTLQEKAEELTKTAEMNNSRDNISVVLADLKAGGDT from the coding sequence TTGAAAGTAATTGAAAAAAGTATTTGCGGTAATTACAGAGATACAAATGAAGATTTAACAGGACATTTTTACAACCGGACAAATCAGCCGCTCCTCTTAATTGCGGATGGTATGGGCGGTCACGAATACGGAGAAGTTGCGAGTAAATTTGTTTACGATAAAGTAAAAGCGGCATGGGAAAGCAATAATCTGTTTAACATGGACGAAGCGGAACGCTATTTGCGCGACCTCGTGATGAAAACAAATCACGAACTGTACGATTACCAGGAAGAAAATCCAGAGTATCATGGGATGGGCACGACGCTCGTACTTGTGGCAGTTATCGAGTCATCGATTATCGTTCTAAATGTCGGTGACTCCCGTGCGTTTGTTATGAATAACCGTAAGATCGAGCAGGTGACGGAAGATCATACTTTCGTGAACGTTCTCGTCTCGAGCGGTGAAATTACAGAAGAAGAAGCACTGACACATCCGAGACGTAATCTGATTACAAAGGCGATGGGCACGGAGAAAGTCATTCAGGCGGATGTATTCCGTCTTCGCGGACGCCAGTATGATTACATCGTCCTCGCAACTGACGGTCTGACAGATGCAGTCAGAACCGATGAAATACATCATTTAATGTACAGCACGAAACTGACGCTTCAGGAAAAAGCGGAGGAACTGACAAAAACTGCAGAAATGAACAATTCACGGGATAATATCAGTGTCGTCCTCGCTGACCTGAAAGCAGGTGGAGACACGTGA
- a CDS encoding rhodanese-like domain-containing protein, which produces MDINISQIDTVQKDDNSVIIDVRETDELELTGFLPGAVHYPMSTFNLDESSLDKDKSYYLVCKAGGRSKRVQEYMQSHGYEAHNVEGGMMEYTGPRNYIR; this is translated from the coding sequence ATGGATATAAATATTTCACAAATTGATACTGTTCAAAAAGATGACAACAGCGTTATTATTGACGTTCGTGAAACGGATGAACTTGAGTTAACAGGCTTTCTGCCGGGTGCTGTCCACTACCCGATGAGCACGTTCAATCTCGATGAATCATCTCTTGATAAAGATAAAAGCTATTATCTCGTCTGTAAAGCCGGGGGACGTTCAAAACGCGTGCAGGAGTATATGCAGTCACACGGTTATGAAGCGCATAACGTTGAAGGCGGTATGATGGAATACACCGGCCCGAGAAATTATATACGGTAA
- the rsmB gene encoding 16S rRNA (cytosine(967)-C(5))-methyltransferase RsmB → MTVRALALELYEEVIDNKAYSNIVLNDALRFEELNPQDKGLLTEILYGTLQHKLTLEYYVRPFIKTKLRRWQRYLLLISVYQLEYLDRVPDFAVINEAVEIAKERGGLQAGKQINGILRAYLRGERPDIDGIKNDAARLSLKYSMPKWLVNHWFKHYSTEETERIISSLNEKPQMYLRVNKKRVDRSNLIEMLLDEGYDVRESALHPDAIEFNGQNITHSDSYKDGFFAIQDVSSMFVNLALDPEDNDDILDACSAPGGKGLHALESMDGGSVSLGDVHEHKITLIDNEAARLKHTNYEAFVADAAAYDYDRRYDRIIVDAPCSGLGVVKRKPEIKYERNENSINELVELQLEILDNVKKYLKPGGVLIYSTCTIHQLENENVAYTFKKRHDDIEFDNFSIPAFNFTGPYRQILPYEHHTDGFFIARFKKSDS, encoded by the coding sequence ATGACAGTCAGAGCATTGGCATTGGAATTATATGAAGAAGTAATCGATAATAAAGCATACAGCAATATCGTATTAAACGATGCATTGCGTTTTGAAGAACTGAATCCGCAGGATAAAGGTCTTCTGACTGAAATTCTGTACGGCACACTGCAGCACAAACTGACACTTGAGTATTATGTCAGACCGTTTATTAAAACGAAACTGCGCCGCTGGCAGCGGTACCTGCTGCTTATCTCAGTGTATCAGCTGGAGTATCTTGACCGCGTTCCGGATTTTGCTGTGATCAATGAAGCAGTTGAAATCGCAAAAGAGCGCGGCGGTCTGCAGGCCGGTAAACAGATTAACGGAATTCTCCGCGCGTATTTACGCGGTGAACGGCCGGATATCGACGGCATTAAAAATGATGCGGCGCGTCTGTCGTTAAAATACAGTATGCCGAAATGGTTAGTAAACCACTGGTTTAAACATTACAGTACAGAAGAAACAGAACGGATTATTTCATCGCTGAATGAAAAACCGCAAATGTATCTCCGCGTCAATAAAAAGCGTGTCGACCGCAGCAATTTGATCGAAATGCTGCTGGACGAAGGATATGATGTCAGGGAATCCGCACTCCATCCGGACGCGATTGAATTCAACGGACAGAACATTACGCACAGCGACAGTTATAAAGACGGCTTTTTTGCGATACAGGATGTCTCATCAATGTTCGTCAATCTGGCACTGGATCCGGAAGATAATGACGATATTCTCGATGCATGCAGTGCACCGGGAGGCAAAGGTCTTCATGCGCTTGAATCGATGGATGGTGGCAGCGTCTCACTTGGAGATGTGCACGAACATAAAATCACACTGATTGATAATGAAGCGGCGCGGCTGAAACATACTAATTACGAGGCATTTGTTGCGGACGCAGCAGCATATGACTACGATCGCCGGTACGACCGTATTATTGTTGACGCACCATGCTCCGGACTCGGTGTTGTAAAGCGCAAACCTGAAATTAAATACGAGCGCAATGAAAACAGCATTAACGAATTAGTTGAACTGCAGCTTGAAATTTTAGATAATGTTAAAAAGTATTTGAAACCGGGCGGGGTATTAATTTACTCTACCTGTACAATTCATCAGCTGGAAAATGAAAATGTTGCCTACACGTTTAAAAAACGCCACGACGACATTGAATTTGATAATTTCAGTATCCCGGCATTTAACTTTACGGGGCCGTACAGACAAATCCTTCCGTATGAACATCACACCGACGGTTTTTTCATTGCGAGATTTAAAAAGTCTGACAGCTAA
- a CDS encoding cytochrome P450 translates to MASLKRDKGLDNTLKLMKQGYLYTTNQRNRLDTTVFETKVLGGKPFAVVTGKEGAEMFYNNDVVQREGMLPKRIVNTLFGKGAIHTIDGKKHIDRKALFMSLMTEGNLDYVRELTRTLWRANTQRMESMDQVNIYRESIVLLTKVGTRWAGVQAPPEDIERIATDMDIMIDSFKGLGGAFKGYKESKAARRRVEDWLEEQILETRKGNIHPPEGTALYEFAHWEDYLGNPMDSRNCAIDLMNTFRPLIAINRFVSFGLLAMHDNPITREKIKSEPDYAYKFAQEVRRFYPFVPFLPGKAKVDIDFQGVTIPAGHGLALDVYGTMHDETLWEDPNEFRPERFEDWDGSPFDLIPQGGGDYWTNHRCAGEWITVIIMEETMKYFAEKVTYDVPEQDLTVDLNSIPGYVKSGFIISNVQEVVDRK, encoded by the coding sequence ATGGCATCACTTAAGAGGGATAAAGGCCTGGATAACACTTTGAAATTAATGAAACAGGGATATCTTTACACGACTAACCAGCGCAACCGTTTAGACACGACTGTGTTTGAAACGAAAGTATTAGGCGGTAAGCCTTTCGCTGTAGTTACAGGTAAAGAAGGCGCTGAAATGTTCTACAACAACGACGTTGTTCAGCGTGAGGGCATGCTTCCGAAACGTATCGTTAATACACTTTTCGGTAAAGGTGCAATCCACACTATCGATGGTAAAAAACACATCGACAGAAAAGCATTATTCATGAGTTTAATGACAGAAGGAAACCTTGACTACGTCCGTGAACTGACACGTACTTTATGGCGTGCAAACACTCAGCGTATGGAAAGCATGGATCAGGTAAACATTTACCGCGAATCTATCGTTCTTCTGACTAAAGTCGGTACCCGCTGGGCCGGAGTCCAGGCACCGCCTGAAGACATCGAAAGAATTGCAACTGATATGGATATCATGATCGACTCATTCAAAGGTCTCGGGGGCGCGTTCAAAGGATACAAAGAATCCAAAGCTGCACGCCGCCGCGTTGAAGACTGGCTTGAGGAACAGATTCTTGAAACTCGTAAAGGAAACATTCATCCGCCGGAAGGCACTGCACTTTACGAATTCGCTCATTGGGAAGACTACCTTGGCAACCCGATGGACTCAAGAAATTGTGCAATCGACTTAATGAACACATTCCGTCCATTAATCGCTATTAACCGTTTTGTGTCATTCGGACTGCTTGCTATGCATGACAACCCGATTACACGTGAGAAAATTAAGAGCGAGCCTGACTATGCATACAAATTTGCACAGGAAGTCCGCCGTTTCTACCCGTTCGTGCCATTCTTACCTGGTAAAGCCAAAGTAGATATCGACTTCCAGGGTGTTACAATTCCTGCGGGTCACGGTCTTGCATTAGACGTATACGGAACAATGCATGACGAAACACTTTGGGAAGATCCAAATGAATTCCGTCCGGAAAGATTCGAAGACTGGGACGGTTCACCGTTTGACCTTATTCCACAGGGCGGCGGAGACTACTGGACTAACCACCGCTGTGCAGGTGAGTGGATTACAGTAATTATCATGGAAGAAACTATGAAGTACTTCGCAGAAAAAGTAACTTATGATGTACCGGAACAGGACTTAACAGTTGATCTTAACAGTATCCCGGGATACGTTAAGAGCGGATTCATCATCAGCAACGTTCAGGAAGTAGTAGACAGAAAATAA
- the pknB gene encoding Stk1 family PASTA domain-containing Ser/Thr kinase, which translates to MIGTVVSERYKIEKYLGGGMSSVYLATDIILNREVVVKMIKADPLHKEKSVQRFQREVESTIQLSHPNIVSVMDVDETEEYHILVTEVVHGPNLKEHIVKNSPLDIDEVISIAMMTLRGIEHAHDRGIIHRDIKPQNILLDADGRVKITDFGIAKALSETRMTETNQVIGSVQYISPEQAKGQNTDERTDIYSFGVMLFELLTGKLPYEAETAVSVALKHISEPFPDISEYRDIPVGLKNIVMKCTEKEPMNRYRHADDVLSALVYYKDVSKPYVPAKKHEQEKTKVTPVPKKEEPENKAQAAPVPVHKPKAEPQSEPPAGEEKKKRRKWPWIVFLLLFLLTAAAVIVYLLWPRQSPTVSLVNLQDMTVEEAEEYLLSEDLVTGNISEIYDDSFEEGSIIETSPVSGAEVERGSTVDMLVSKGEEPYTTEDYTNQMYEDVEADLEAAGFTIDSENQYSSEIPAGTIIDQDVAAGEAVYPDETEITFTVSDGPEPVPVTNYAGTSLEAARAELESRGFIVNVTNEIYSSEVPAGAIVSQDPSYGDFLPGSHINVIVSLGEEPPRETTYQISLNIPYPKETDSSSSSSSKDDDKEKKDKKQKPEPVEAEIFIGDKDNDVKQVAETIEITEDTNHTISLILLEGESGQYRVEVDGEEVISETVDNK; encoded by the coding sequence GTGATCGGTACAGTTGTTTCCGAACGTTATAAAATAGAGAAGTATCTCGGCGGCGGCATGAGTTCAGTTTATCTGGCGACGGATATTATTCTGAACCGTGAAGTTGTCGTTAAGATGATTAAGGCGGATCCGCTGCATAAAGAAAAATCAGTCCAGCGTTTCCAGCGTGAAGTGGAAAGTACAATCCAGCTGTCACATCCGAATATCGTCAGCGTGATGGATGTGGATGAAACAGAGGAGTACCATATTCTCGTTACAGAAGTGGTACACGGTCCGAACTTAAAAGAACATATCGTTAAAAACAGTCCGCTTGATATCGACGAAGTCATCAGCATTGCAATGATGACACTGCGTGGTATCGAGCACGCACACGACCGGGGTATTATTCACCGTGATATAAAACCCCAGAATATTCTGCTCGATGCTGACGGCAGAGTTAAAATAACCGATTTCGGTATTGCAAAAGCACTGAGTGAAACACGAATGACAGAGACGAATCAGGTCATCGGTTCCGTCCAGTACATTTCACCGGAACAGGCGAAAGGTCAGAACACGGATGAACGTACCGATATATACTCTTTTGGTGTTATGCTGTTTGAACTGCTGACAGGTAAACTGCCTTATGAAGCTGAAACAGCTGTATCGGTAGCACTGAAACATATTTCAGAGCCGTTTCCGGATATTTCCGAGTACCGTGATATTCCAGTCGGTTTAAAAAATATCGTCATGAAATGTACGGAAAAAGAGCCGATGAACAGATACAGACATGCAGATGATGTACTGTCGGCGCTCGTGTACTATAAAGATGTTTCAAAACCGTATGTACCGGCTAAAAAACACGAGCAGGAAAAAACGAAGGTGACACCGGTTCCTAAAAAAGAAGAGCCTGAAAACAAAGCGCAGGCAGCACCGGTTCCGGTGCATAAACCAAAAGCAGAACCCCAGTCTGAACCACCCGCCGGTGAAGAAAAGAAAAAAAGGCGTAAGTGGCCGTGGATAGTGTTCCTCCTGCTGTTTCTCCTGACAGCTGCGGCAGTTATCGTCTATCTGCTGTGGCCGAGACAGTCACCGACAGTCAGCCTCGTGAACCTGCAGGATATGACAGTTGAAGAAGCTGAGGAATATCTGCTGTCGGAAGATCTCGTTACCGGGAATATTTCTGAAATTTACGACGACAGCTTTGAAGAGGGCAGTATTATAGAAACGTCACCGGTGTCCGGTGCCGAGGTCGAACGTGGCAGCACTGTGGATATGCTTGTGAGTAAAGGTGAAGAACCGTATACGACAGAAGATTACACAAATCAAATGTATGAAGATGTCGAAGCGGACCTTGAAGCTGCAGGATTTACAATAGACAGCGAGAATCAGTACAGCAGTGAAATACCTGCCGGTACGATTATCGATCAGGATGTCGCAGCAGGTGAGGCGGTCTATCCGGATGAAACTGAAATTACATTTACAGTATCCGACGGTCCCGAGCCGGTCCCGGTTACAAACTATGCCGGGACATCGCTTGAAGCGGCCCGTGCCGAACTTGAGAGCCGGGGCTTTATCGTCAATGTAACGAATGAAATATACAGCAGTGAAGTGCCTGCCGGCGCAATTGTGTCACAGGATCCGAGTTACGGGGACTTCCTGCCGGGTTCACATATTAACGTCATCGTATCTCTTGGTGAAGAGCCGCCGAGAGAAACGACATACCAGATTTCGCTGAACATACCGTATCCAAAAGAGACGGACAGTTCATCATCATCTTCATCTAAAGATGATGACAAGGAGAAAAAAGACAAGAAACAGAAGCCTGAACCGGTGGAAGCGGAAATCTTTATCGGCGATAAGGATAATGACGTCAAACAGGTTGCTGAAACGATTGAAATCACCGAAGATACCAACCACACCATTTCTCTGATTCTCCTGGAAGGTGAATCGGGGCAATACCGTGTAGAGGTTGACGGAGAAGAAGTAATAAGCGAAACTGTAGATAATAAGTAA
- a CDS encoding thiamine diphosphokinase, with product MRRMNVLLRDVPFTPEHDAPWTGVDGGVKGLLGAGIKVEKAYGDFDSVTPDDIELFRQSLALDIVPSAKNFTDSELALLSLAELGYTAIDVYGALGGRKDHELMNIQLLAHEKLRTLDIRLLNETNEITLLTAGEHMIEADGTKKYVSFIPLHDQTQVSLKGFKYDIEDTYLYIGKTLTVSNEFEKPSVTVRTDKDILMIKSTD from the coding sequence ATGAGACGTATGAACGTGCTGCTGAGGGACGTACCTTTTACTCCAGAACACGATGCACCGTGGACGGGTGTGGATGGAGGAGTGAAAGGGCTGCTTGGTGCAGGAATTAAAGTGGAAAAAGCATACGGAGACTTTGACAGCGTGACCCCGGATGATATAGAATTGTTCAGGCAAAGTTTAGCACTCGATATTGTACCGAGTGCTAAAAATTTTACCGACAGTGAACTGGCGCTGCTGTCTCTCGCGGAACTCGGATACACTGCAATTGATGTATATGGTGCGCTCGGCGGCAGAAAAGACCATGAACTTATGAACATCCAGCTGCTCGCACATGAGAAATTACGGACGCTCGATATCCGTCTCCTGAATGAAACGAACGAAATCACGCTGCTGACAGCAGGTGAACATATGATTGAAGCGGATGGTACGAAGAAATATGTGTCGTTTATTCCGCTTCATGATCAGACGCAAGTTTCTCTGAAAGGTTTTAAATATGATATAGAGGATACATATCTGTATATCGGAAAAACTTTAACAGTGAGCAATGAGTTTGAAAAACCGTCGGTAACAGTCAGGACGGATAAAGATATATTGATGATTAAATCAACAGATTAG